In Chryseobacterium gleum, a single genomic region encodes these proteins:
- a CDS encoding response regulator transcription factor, with product MKILIIEDEPELKDTVQNFLEAEHFIVEYAENYSAGLEKIISYEYDCILLDIMLPDGNGIDLLKEIKKMHKKDPVIILSAKDSVDDKVAGLEIGADDYLAKPFHLAELLARIKSVIRRKNQDGENIIRYKNISIDPESRIVKVGNGELILNRKEYDLLYYFVIHPEKTLQKTTLAEAIWGDYIDQADSLDFIYSQIKNLRKKLKTLHAEADFQAVYGIGYKLI from the coding sequence ATGAAGATTTTAATAATAGAAGATGAACCCGAACTGAAAGATACCGTACAGAATTTTCTGGAAGCAGAACATTTCATTGTGGAATACGCGGAGAATTACAGTGCCGGGCTGGAAAAAATTATTTCTTACGAATACGACTGTATTTTACTCGATATAATGCTGCCTGACGGAAATGGTATAGATCTGTTGAAGGAGATCAAAAAAATGCATAAGAAAGATCCGGTGATCATCCTTTCTGCTAAAGACTCTGTGGACGATAAGGTTGCAGGTTTGGAAATAGGAGCTGATGATTATCTGGCAAAGCCTTTTCACCTTGCCGAACTTCTGGCCAGAATCAAATCTGTGATCAGAAGAAAAAATCAGGATGGAGAAAATATCATCCGTTACAAAAATATAAGCATTGATCCGGAGAGCAGAATTGTGAAAGTAGGGAATGGAGAGCTTATCCTGAACCGTAAAGAATATGATCTTTTGTATTATTTTGTGATTCATCCTGAAAAGACTTTGCAGAAAACAACATTGGCTGAAGCTATTTGGGGAGATTATATCGATCAGGCGGATAGTCTCGATTTTATTTATTCCCAGATTAAGAATCTTCGTAAAAAATTGAAAACTCTCCATGCAGAAGCAGATTTTCAGGCGGTATACGGAATAGGATATAAATTGATCTGA
- a CDS encoding YjjG family noncanonical pyrimidine nucleotidase, whose amino-acid sequence MKMQHVFFDLDNTLWDHRRNAYLTIKDLFEKQEITSKYHIDFEEFHSVYHDINEELWEKIRDGIIGKEYLREHRFYDSFKHFGIDNKELASYFEENFLDNIVSHNELVEGAEDVLEYLKAKNYTLHIISNGFQEVTERKCTLSGIAPYFKTITSADSVGVRKPNPRIFEYSLGLSEARKEESILIGDDWIADAMGATDFGMDAIFFDVYKEDKQKEGLKAITHLQQIKEYL is encoded by the coding sequence ATGAAAATGCAGCACGTTTTTTTTGACCTGGACAATACGCTCTGGGATCATCGCAGAAATGCCTATCTTACCATCAAAGACCTTTTTGAAAAGCAGGAAATCACTTCAAAGTATCACATTGACTTTGAGGAATTTCACTCTGTTTATCATGATATCAACGAAGAATTATGGGAAAAGATCAGAGACGGAATTATTGGCAAAGAGTATTTGAGAGAACACCGTTTTTATGATTCATTCAAACATTTTGGAATAGATAATAAGGAGCTTGCCTCTTATTTTGAAGAAAACTTCCTTGATAATATTGTGAGTCATAACGAACTGGTAGAAGGAGCAGAGGATGTTCTGGAATATCTGAAAGCGAAAAATTATACATTACACATCATTTCCAACGGATTTCAGGAGGTGACAGAAAGAAAATGTACATTATCCGGAATTGCACCCTATTTTAAAACGATTACCAGTGCAGATTCTGTAGGCGTAAGAAAGCCTAATCCAAGGATTTTTGAATATTCTCTCGGGCTTTCTGAAGCAAGAAAAGAAGAAAGTATCCTGATTGGTGACGATTGGATTGCAGATGCAATGGGTGCTACAGATTTCGGAATGGATGCTATTTTCTTCGATGTATATAAAGAAGATAAACAGAAGGAAGGACTAAAAGCTATTACCCATCTTCAGCAGATTAAAGAATACTTATAA
- a CDS encoding RNA polymerase sigma factor: MKSKSDSLLISLYQKGDEGALSTLIHRHQRELFTFIFYKINDEDLANDIFQDTFMKIIVMLKEGRYNEEGKFILWAKRISHNLIIDHFRSKAKNIKVSETTFETDEYSIFDLIREPSENIEDQLVTNQIQEDLLKMLQFLPQNQQEVIKLRFFDGLSFKEIADHTEMSINTTLGRVRYALINLRKIMDENNIILTR, from the coding sequence ATGAAATCAAAATCGGATAGTTTACTAATTTCCCTTTACCAAAAAGGAGACGAGGGCGCATTATCAACCCTCATTCACCGACATCAGAGAGAACTGTTTACATTCATTTTTTACAAAATTAATGATGAAGATTTAGCCAACGATATCTTTCAGGATACATTCATGAAGATTATTGTGATGCTAAAAGAAGGGCGCTACAACGAAGAAGGTAAATTTATTCTTTGGGCGAAAAGAATTTCCCACAATTTAATCATCGATCATTTCAGGTCAAAAGCCAAGAATATCAAAGTTTCAGAAACTACTTTTGAAACGGATGAGTATTCTATTTTTGATTTAATCAGAGAACCTTCGGAGAATATTGAAGATCAGCTGGTGACCAATCAGATTCAGGAGGATCTTCTGAAGATGCTGCAGTTTTTGCCACAAAACCAGCAGGAGGTCATAAAACTGAGGTTTTTTGATGGCTTGAGTTTCAAAGAAATTGCAGATCATACGGAGATGAGCATTAATACAACATTAGGCAGAGTAAGATATGCTTTGATAAACCTGAGAAAAATCATGGATGAAAATAATATAATATTGACCAGGTAA
- a CDS encoding LysR substrate-binding domain-containing protein, with protein sequence MNIQQLEYLIAVDKYKHFGKAAQACFITQPTLSAMIQKFEDELDVKVFDRTTHPIRTTDVGLQIIDQAKVIIESVNELKNKANLLNNILGGTINLGIIPTVSSFILPTEIFKFLEDNPKIQMNVKEMTTDNIIKALKAGELDAGIISTPYDTADEFYQDFLFNEELMIYSSNTEANKKNSYIIPEDLNVEKVWLLEEGNCLRNQFENICHLKENTLKPKNLDFLASNIQTLVHMVDKVGGISILPELALSQLSEQQKKNVFRFKKPFPYREISIIYYKPTFKQKIIDELSYSIKSSLELKLNYHESPKEFVSIKPQ encoded by the coding sequence ATGAACATTCAGCAACTGGAGTATCTTATCGCTGTTGATAAGTATAAACATTTTGGTAAAGCCGCTCAGGCGTGTTTTATTACCCAACCTACGTTAAGTGCCATGATACAGAAATTTGAGGATGAACTGGATGTAAAGGTTTTCGATAGGACAACTCACCCGATCCGTACAACGGATGTTGGCCTGCAGATTATTGATCAGGCAAAGGTAATTATTGAGTCTGTCAATGAGCTGAAGAACAAAGCAAACCTCTTGAATAATATTCTGGGTGGAACCATCAATCTCGGAATCATTCCTACCGTTTCTTCTTTCATTCTACCAACGGAAATTTTCAAGTTCCTTGAGGACAATCCGAAAATTCAGATGAATGTAAAAGAAATGACCACTGATAATATTATTAAAGCTCTGAAAGCAGGAGAGCTGGATGCGGGAATTATCTCTACTCCTTATGATACTGCTGACGAGTTTTATCAGGATTTCCTGTTCAACGAAGAGCTGATGATCTACAGTTCCAATACAGAAGCCAATAAGAAGAATTCTTACATCATTCCGGAAGATCTGAATGTAGAAAAAGTATGGCTGCTGGAAGAAGGAAACTGTCTGAGAAATCAGTTTGAAAACATCTGCCACCTGAAAGAAAATACATTAAAGCCTAAGAATTTAGACTTTTTAGCGTCCAATATTCAGACTTTGGTGCATATGGTGGATAAAGTAGGAGGAATCAGTATTCTGCCGGAGCTTGCACTGAGCCAGCTTTCTGAACAGCAGAAGAAAAATGTTTTCAGATTCAAAAAACCTTTCCCATATCGCGAGATCAGTATTATTTATTATAAGCCAACTTTTAAACAAAAAATCATTGATGAATTGTCATATTCTATCAAGAGTTCTTTAGAACTTAAACTGAATTATCACGAAAGTCCGAAAGAATTTGTAAGCATCAAGCCTCAGTAG
- a CDS encoding deoxycytidylate deaminase encodes MNKFDKAYLKMAQEWAKLSYCKRKQVGALIVKDRMIISDGYNGTPSGFENCCEDEEGKTHWYVLHAEANAILKLAASTQSAKGATLYLTLSPCKECSKLILQAGITRLVYINEYSDDDGISFLRNHNIEIEQISDCELKK; translated from the coding sequence ATGAATAAGTTTGATAAAGCTTATCTAAAAATGGCTCAGGAATGGGCAAAACTCTCCTACTGTAAGAGAAAACAGGTGGGAGCTCTTATCGTAAAAGATAGGATGATTATTTCAGATGGTTACAACGGGACTCCTTCGGGATTCGAAAACTGCTGTGAAGATGAAGAAGGGAAAACACACTGGTACGTATTGCATGCTGAAGCCAACGCTATATTAAAGCTGGCCGCTTCTACTCAATCTGCAAAAGGAGCTACGTTATATCTGACGCTGTCTCCATGTAAGGAATGCAGCAAGCTGATCTTACAGGCAGGAATTACGAGACTGGTGTATATTAATGAGTATTCGGATGACGACGGAATATCGTTCCTGAGAAACCATAATATTGAAATAGAACAAATATCGGACTGTGAACTAAAAAAATAA
- a CDS encoding NUDIX hydrolase, whose product MKLLKYCPSCGKESLHWDGEKKWSCPECGFTLYNNVAGAVAVVIRCGDEIYLTRRNRDPKKGKLDLAGGFVDPKESAEETCKRELFEELQLDIDISNLKYLTSLPNVYQYKEIDYNTIDLFYEYNVPEKFEVNLELSEISEAVWIPLQNLDLEDIAFDSQKRFFEGYVKK is encoded by the coding sequence ATGAAACTATTGAAATATTGCCCAAGCTGCGGCAAGGAGTCCTTACACTGGGATGGCGAAAAAAAATGGAGCTGTCCGGAATGTGGTTTTACTTTGTACAATAATGTGGCAGGCGCTGTAGCGGTTGTCATCAGATGTGGAGACGAAATTTATCTTACCCGAAGAAACAGAGATCCTAAAAAAGGTAAACTCGATCTTGCAGGAGGATTCGTAGACCCTAAAGAAAGTGCAGAGGAAACCTGTAAAAGAGAACTTTTTGAAGAACTTCAGCTTGATATTGATATTTCCAACCTGAAATACCTTACCAGCCTTCCTAATGTATATCAATATAAAGAAATTGATTATAATACGATTGATCTCTTTTATGAATACAATGTTCCGGAAAAGTTTGAGGTAAACCTTGAACTCTCCGAGATCTCGGAAGCTGTCTGGATTCCTTTACAGAATCTGGATCTTGAGGATATCGCTTTTGATTCCCAGAAGAGATTTTTCGAGGGCTATGTAAAGAAATAA
- a CDS encoding PepSY-like domain-containing protein: MVNWNIINSNGRKISSAQIRKNIVSFMTRNYPGSIIDSIEKKYNAYKIHLMNGLYLVFDADGRNVKSN, from the coding sequence ATGGTCAACTGGAATATAATAAACAGCAACGGAAGAAAGATTTCTTCTGCTCAGATCAGAAAGAATATAGTTTCATTTATGACAAGGAATTATCCTGGCAGTATCATTGACTCTATTGAAAAAAAATACAATGCTTACAAAATTCATTTGATGAATGGTCTGTATCTTGTTTTTGATGCAGACGGCCGAAATGTGAAATCAAATTAG
- a CDS encoding PepSY-like domain-containing protein, translating into MKNVKKITGVLMIMFLLMGSFISAQDRAISPNQLPKTAKNFLAVHFKGIPVNSAIEDREIYGVDEYKVYLTNGMKMEFDSSGNWKEVDGKHQKIPYGFIPVSIRNYSTKNFPNTYIIKIEKKRWSYKAELSNGLELEFDRNGNFKKIDD; encoded by the coding sequence ATGAAAAATGTAAAGAAAATCACAGGAGTATTGATGATCATGTTTTTATTGATGGGAAGTTTTATTTCTGCACAGGATAGAGCAATCTCTCCCAATCAGTTGCCGAAAACAGCAAAAAACTTTCTTGCTGTCCATTTTAAAGGTATACCTGTAAACTCAGCCATAGAAGACAGGGAAATCTATGGAGTTGATGAATACAAAGTATATCTGACCAATGGAATGAAAATGGAGTTCGACAGCAGCGGAAACTGGAAAGAAGTAGATGGCAAGCACCAGAAAATTCCATATGGCTTTATTCCGGTATCTATCAGAAATTACAGTACGAAGAACTTTCCTAATACCTACATCATTAAAATAGAAAAGAAAAGATGGTCATATAAAGCAGAGCTTTCCAATGGACTGGAACTTGAATTTGACCGAAACGGGAACTTCAAAAAGATCGACGATTAA
- the metK gene encoding methionine adenosyltransferase yields MSYLFTSESVSEGHPDKIADQISDALIDHFLAYDKNSKVACETLVTTGQVVLAGEVKSDAYLDVQTIAREVINGIGYTKGEYMFNGDSCGVISAIHEQSPDINQGVDRAVNDESFEAKANAQGAGDQGMMFGYATNETANYMPLALDLAHTILKELSAIRRENREITYLRPDAKSQVTIEYSDDHKPIRIDSIVVSTQHDDFGTEEEMLNKIREDIKNILVPRVVAQQTEEIKALFNDQIKYHINPTGKFVIGGPHGDTGLTGRKIIVDTYGGKGAHGGGAFSGKDPSKVDRSAAYATRHIAKNLVAAGVADEVLVQVSYAIGVAEPCGLYINTYGTAKVDLHDGDIAKKVSAIFDLRPYAIEQNLKLRNPIYQETASYGHMGKEHYVADKTFNKGHKNELTLKDLEFFTWEKLDKVEEIKTAFGI; encoded by the coding sequence ATGTCTTATTTATTTACATCTGAATCCGTTTCAGAAGGACATCCGGATAAAATTGCCGACCAGATTTCCGATGCATTAATCGATCATTTCTTAGCATACGATAAAAATTCAAAAGTAGCATGTGAAACTCTTGTAACGACCGGACAGGTGGTATTGGCAGGAGAAGTAAAATCTGATGCTTACCTTGATGTACAGACCATTGCCAGAGAGGTAATCAACGGAATCGGTTATACAAAGGGAGAATATATGTTCAATGGAGATTCTTGCGGAGTGATTTCTGCGATCCATGAGCAGTCACCTGATATCAACCAGGGCGTTGACAGAGCTGTAAATGATGAGTCTTTCGAAGCTAAAGCAAATGCACAGGGTGCCGGGGATCAGGGAATGATGTTCGGATATGCAACTAATGAGACGGCTAATTATATGCCTCTTGCACTGGATCTTGCCCACACAATCCTGAAAGAGCTTTCTGCCATCAGAAGAGAAAATAGGGAGATCACTTATCTTCGTCCTGATGCAAAGAGCCAGGTGACAATTGAATATTCTGATGATCATAAACCTATCAGAATTGATTCTATTGTAGTTTCTACCCAGCATGATGACTTTGGAACTGAAGAAGAAATGCTGAACAAGATCCGTGAGGATATCAAAAATATTCTGGTTCCAAGAGTGGTTGCACAGCAAACTGAGGAGATCAAAGCTTTATTTAACGATCAGATCAAATATCATATCAATCCTACAGGAAAATTCGTAATCGGAGGACCTCACGGAGATACCGGTCTTACAGGTAGAAAAATCATCGTGGATACTTACGGTGGTAAAGGAGCTCACGGTGGTGGTGCTTTCTCTGGAAAAGATCCTTCTAAAGTAGACAGAAGTGCTGCGTATGCAACAAGACATATTGCTAAAAATTTAGTGGCTGCAGGAGTAGCTGATGAAGTTTTGGTACAGGTTTCTTATGCTATTGGAGTAGCTGAGCCTTGTGGTTTATACATCAATACTTACGGAACGGCAAAAGTAGATCTGCATGATGGAGATATTGCGAAAAAAGTTTCTGCTATTTTTGATTTAAGACCTTATGCTATTGAGCAGAACTTAAAATTAAGAAATCCTATTTATCAGGAAACAGCTTCTTACGGACACATGGGTAAAGAGCATTATGTAGCTGATAAAACTTTCAACAAAGGACATAAAAATGAGCTTACATTGAAAGATCTTGAATTCTTCACCTGGGAGAAACTTGACAAAGTAGAAGAGATTAAAACCGCTTTTGGAATTTAA
- a CDS encoding enoyl-CoA hydratase-related protein, giving the protein MSYENILLKKEDKLSIITINRPESLNALNAKTIQEISSALDELNADTSCRVIILTGSGEKSFVAGADIKEFSEFGQERAEELARNGQNTLFNKIENMSKPVIAAVNGFALGGGLELAMACHIRYASENARLGLPEVTLGLIPGYGGTQRLPKLVGKGIANEMIFSAKMILAQKAKEIGLVNEVYPIEELLTKTKELANTIAYNSPMAISKAINAVNLSDTEKGFETEIKYFGELFEMADKKEGVTAFLEKRKPNF; this is encoded by the coding sequence ATGAGTTACGAGAATATATTATTAAAAAAAGAAGATAAATTATCTATTATTACCATAAACAGACCTGAGAGTTTAAATGCTTTAAATGCAAAAACAATTCAGGAAATCAGTTCCGCATTGGATGAGCTTAATGCTGATACTTCCTGCAGGGTAATTATCCTTACCGGAAGTGGAGAAAAATCTTTTGTAGCGGGAGCTGACATCAAGGAATTCAGCGAATTCGGACAGGAAAGAGCGGAAGAACTTGCAAGAAACGGACAAAATACATTGTTCAATAAAATTGAAAATATGTCCAAGCCTGTTATTGCTGCCGTTAACGGTTTTGCATTAGGAGGAGGTTTGGAGCTTGCCATGGCATGCCACATCAGATATGCATCTGAAAACGCCAGATTAGGGCTTCCTGAAGTAACACTTGGTTTAATTCCGGGTTATGGCGGAACTCAGAGGCTTCCTAAACTTGTAGGAAAAGGCATTGCCAACGAAATGATCTTCTCTGCCAAAATGATCCTTGCCCAAAAAGCAAAAGAGATCGGACTGGTGAATGAAGTATACCCTATTGAAGAATTATTAACCAAAACTAAAGAATTAGCAAACACTATTGCCTACAATTCACCAATGGCAATATCAAAGGCAATAAATGCCGTGAATCTATCTGACACAGAGAAAGGTTTTGAAACTGAAATTAAATATTTCGGCGAACTTTTTGAAATGGCAGATAAGAAAGAAGGAGTTACTGCGTTTCTAGAGAAGAGAAAGCCGAACTTCTAA
- the xerD gene encoding site-specific tyrosine recombinase XerD — protein sequence MTWDEKIKDFEIFLRFERNFSENTLDAYVRDIKKLKDYAEEDLENVGPDSIAYENLQEYIFNLSKQKFSERSQARWISSIKAFFKFLLEDEYREDNPAALLEGPKLGLYLPDTLSLPDINKIIAAIEVNTDLGKRNQCIIEVLYGCGLRVSELIDLKISNINFKEQYIKVHGKGNKTRFVPLADYTADLLDSYIKEVRSKGKINKKYEDTLFLNSRGTSMSRVIVFLIIKELTDKAGVNKKISPHTFRHSFATHLLQNGADLRYIQEMLGHSSITTTEIYTHLKTEELRDVILSYHPRNINITQ from the coding sequence ATGACTTGGGATGAAAAGATCAAAGATTTTGAAATATTTCTTCGTTTCGAAAGGAATTTTTCAGAAAACACACTCGACGCCTATGTTCGGGACATTAAAAAATTAAAAGATTACGCAGAAGAGGATCTGGAAAACGTCGGTCCGGACTCTATTGCCTACGAAAATCTGCAGGAATACATTTTCAATCTTTCCAAACAGAAATTCAGTGAGAGATCACAGGCAAGATGGATATCCTCCATTAAAGCCTTTTTCAAATTTCTGCTTGAGGATGAATACCGTGAAGACAATCCTGCGGCGCTGCTTGAAGGCCCTAAACTGGGATTATATCTGCCCGATACTTTAAGCCTTCCTGATATCAACAAAATTATTGCTGCTATTGAGGTCAATACAGATCTCGGAAAAAGAAACCAATGCATCATAGAAGTACTCTATGGCTGCGGGCTTCGCGTTTCTGAACTGATTGATCTGAAGATTTCGAATATCAACTTCAAAGAGCAATACATCAAGGTACACGGAAAGGGAAACAAAACCCGTTTTGTTCCTTTAGCTGACTATACTGCTGATCTGCTTGACAGTTATATCAAAGAAGTACGTTCCAAAGGTAAAATCAATAAGAAATATGAAGATACTCTGTTTTTGAACAGCCGTGGAACATCCATGTCCAGAGTAATCGTATTTCTTATTATTAAAGAACTTACAGATAAAGCAGGGGTTAACAAAAAAATATCTCCACATACATTCAGACATTCATTTGCAACCCATTTATTACAGAATGGCGCAGATTTACGTTATATTCAGGAAATGCTGGGACATTCCAGTATTACAACAACGGAGATCTATACGCACCTGAAAACTGAAGAATTGAGGGATGTTATTTTGAGTTATCACCCGAGAAATATTAATATTACTCAATGA
- a CDS encoding heme-binding domain-containing protein, with protein MKTAKKILFWTLVAFALIQFFPIDRTNKPVDAAVNFVDARKSPEKIRTLLKNACYDCHSNETVYPKYAFIAPVSWSVKSHVNEGREHLNFSVWGTYNKDLKENMLTKSVQTIRNRTMPMPGYIVYHKEANLSEAERALLTQYFEEMLKNKTY; from the coding sequence ATGAAGACTGCTAAGAAAATACTATTCTGGACATTGGTTGCATTTGCACTGATTCAGTTTTTCCCTATTGACAGGACCAATAAACCTGTTGATGCTGCTGTCAACTTTGTTGATGCAAGGAAATCTCCGGAAAAGATCAGGACACTGCTTAAAAATGCCTGTTATGACTGCCATTCCAATGAGACGGTTTATCCGAAATACGCTTTTATTGCTCCCGTTTCATGGTCTGTAAAAAGCCACGTGAATGAAGGGAGGGAGCATCTTAATTTTTCTGTCTGGGGAACATACAATAAGGATCTGAAGGAGAACATGCTTACTAAATCTGTTCAGACGATCCGGAACAGAACAATGCCGATGCCCGGCTATATTGTTTATCATAAAGAAGCCAATCTTTCAGAAGCAGAAAGAGCATTACTGACTCAGTATTTTGAAGAAATGCTGAAGAATAAAACCTATTAA
- a CDS encoding catalase — MDSKKLTLSNGAPYYEHQDSQTVGPRGPVLLQDFILQENLAHFVRERIPERIVHAKGSGAYGTFTVTHDISQYTKAKLFSKVGNSCRMFARFSTVGGEKGSADTARDPRGFALKFYTEDGNWDLVGNNTPVFFIKDAKKFPDFIHTQKRVPKTNLKSATMMWDFWSLNPESLHQVLILMSDRGTPYGYRHMHGFGSHTFSMINDKNERVWVKFHFKTKQGVKNFTDEEAVKMAGENPDFAQEDLCNAIENGDFPKWTMYIQVMTEEQAKDFRWNPFDVTKVWFHDDFPLIEVGEMELNEIPVNYFAHVEQSTFSPSSLINGISFSPDKMLQGRLFSYPDAHRYRVGVNSHQLEVNRCPFAVNNYQRDGFMADSSHYQDKPNYHPNSFDDIKPDPSYKNYEYELDSAHVASYNRNDNDSDHYTQPGLLYSKAMNAEDRDHLIKNIVGSMNGISGPKRDEIINRQLCHFFRANIELGMKVASQLNVNIDANMMNHSK; from the coding sequence ATGGATTCTAAAAAATTAACGTTAAGTAACGGAGCACCTTATTATGAGCATCAGGATTCCCAGACGGTAGGACCAAGAGGCCCGGTATTGCTGCAGGACTTTATTCTCCAGGAAAATCTTGCACACTTCGTTAGGGAAAGAATTCCTGAAAGGATAGTACATGCCAAAGGAAGCGGAGCTTACGGAACTTTCACGGTAACACACGATATCAGCCAGTATACGAAAGCAAAACTGTTTTCAAAGGTAGGAAACTCATGCAGAATGTTCGCAAGATTTTCTACGGTAGGAGGTGAAAAAGGAAGTGCAGATACCGCAAGAGATCCGAGAGGTTTTGCTTTAAAATTTTACACTGAAGACGGAAACTGGGACCTTGTAGGGAACAATACTCCCGTATTCTTTATTAAAGACGCTAAAAAATTCCCTGATTTTATTCATACTCAGAAAAGAGTGCCGAAAACAAACTTAAAAAGCGCCACCATGATGTGGGATTTCTGGAGTTTAAACCCTGAATCTCTTCATCAGGTTCTCATATTAATGTCAGACAGAGGAACTCCTTATGGATACAGACATATGCATGGTTTTGGATCCCATACCTTTTCTATGATCAATGATAAAAATGAAAGAGTCTGGGTAAAGTTCCATTTCAAAACAAAGCAGGGTGTAAAAAACTTCACAGATGAAGAAGCTGTAAAAATGGCTGGTGAAAATCCTGATTTTGCACAGGAAGATCTTTGCAATGCCATTGAAAACGGAGATTTCCCAAAATGGACGATGTATATTCAGGTAATGACAGAAGAACAGGCAAAAGATTTCAGATGGAATCCGTTTGACGTAACCAAAGTATGGTTCCATGATGACTTTCCTCTGATTGAAGTAGGTGAAATGGAACTTAATGAAATTCCTGTCAATTATTTTGCCCATGTGGAACAATCTACTTTTTCGCCAAGCAGCCTGATCAACGGAATTAGTTTTTCCCCGGACAAAATGCTGCAGGGAAGATTATTCTCTTATCCTGATGCACACCGTTACAGAGTAGGAGTAAATTCTCATCAGCTTGAAGTGAACAGATGTCCTTTTGCCGTCAACAATTATCAGAGAGACGGCTTTATGGCAGACTCAAGCCATTATCAGGATAAACCAAATTATCACCCGAACAGCTTTGATGATATAAAACCTGACCCTTCTTATAAAAACTACGAATATGAGTTAGACAGTGCCCATGTTGCCAGCTACAACAGAAATGATAATGACAGTGACCACTATACCCAACCTGGACTTTTGTATTCAAAAGCAATGAATGCGGAAGACAGAGATCATCTGATCAAAAACATCGTGGGCAGTATGAACGGTATCAGCGGGCCTAAAAGAGACGAAATTATCAACCGTCAGTTATGTCACTTTTTCCGCGCCAACATTGAGCTTGGCATGAAAGTGGCTTCTCAGTTAAACGTCAATATTGATGCAAATATGATGAATCATTCCAAATAA